GCTTTCGCCAAGCTGGGGGCCCCGGCAAGCCACCCCGGCTTGGCGAAAGCCAAGCCGGGGACCCCGGTAGACCACCCCGTCCCAGCGCAAGCTGGGACGGGGGCCCCGGTAAAGCCTTTCCCAAGCCTCCTGACGGGGCTGCACATGTGAAGGAAACGGTATCAGGAATGAGGCCTTCCGGGGTCACGGCGTGGCCGCTTGGGCTAGACTAGGAAAAGGTGAACCGGGCCCGGGACTGGCTCCTCCAGGCGGAAAAGGACCTGGAAATGGCCGAAATCGCCAGGAAAGCGGGAAGGCACGAGTGGGCCTGTTTCGCCGCCCAGCAGGCGGCGGAGAAAGCGGTCAAGGCCCTTCACCTCCACCTCGGGCAGGAGGCCTGGGGCCACCTCGTCGCCCGCCTCCTTAAGGAGCTTCCCCTCGAGGTCCCCCAGCACCTGGTGGAAAAGGCCCGGTACCTGGACAGCCTCTACATCCCCACCCGCTACCCCGACGCCTTCCCCGAGGGCCCTTCGGCGGAACACTATGGGCCCTTGCAGAGCGGGGAGGCCATAGGCTATGCCGGTGAGATCCTGGCGTTCGTCCGTGCTCAGATGGCCGAGCCGCGAGGAGGTGGAGGCGGCCCTTAGGGCCTGGCTTGCCCGCCACCCCATCCCTGGGCTTGTGGCCGCGGGCTACTTCGGCTCCTACGCCCGGGGAGAAGAGGGGGTGGGGAGCGACCTGGACCTGGTCTTGGTGGTGAAGGCCTCGAGCCTCCCCCCTTGGCAGAGGCCCGCCCAGCTTCCCCTAGAGGAGCTTCCCGTCCCCACCGAGGCCCTGGTCTACACCCTTAAAGAGTGGCAAGCCCTCCCCCAAAGGAGCCCCCGCTTCGCCCGCGTCCTGCGGGAGGAGACCCGCTGGCTCCTTCCCCCTCCTCAGTAGGCCTTGGCGAAGACCACCCGCTTCCCGTAGGCGCTGGGCCGGCCGCAGCGGACGCAGACCCCTTCCTCGAGCTCGGCCTCAAAGGGGACGCAGCGGGTGGTGGCGGTGGTCTCCTCCTGGATGAGCCTCTCGCAGGCCCGGTCCCCGCAGTGGAAGGCCAGGGCGAACCCCTCCTGGACCGCCTCCTTGAACTCCTCGTAGGTGTCCACCTTGCGGGTGTGGGCCTCGCGGAAGGCGAGGGCCCGCCGGTAGAGCTCCTCGTGGAAGGCGTCCAGCCTGGAGGGGAGGAGGCCGGGCAGGGCCTCGAGGGCAACCCGCTCCTTCTCCCCGAAGCGGCTCGCCAGCACCGCCTCGCCCGCCTCGAGGTCCTTAGGCCCCAGCTCCACCCGGAAAGGCACCCCCTTGAGCTCCCACTCGTGGAACTTGTACCCCGGGGTGTACTGGTCCCGGTCGTCCAGATAGACCCGCACCCCCGCCTGGAGAAG
This genomic stretch from Thermus filiformis harbors:
- a CDS encoding HEPN domain-containing protein, encoding MNRARDWLLQAEKDLEMAEIARKAGRHEWACFAAQQAAEKAVKALHLHLGQEAWGHLVARLLKELPLEVPQHLVEKARYLDSLYIPTRYPDAFPEGPSAEHYGPLQSGEAIGYAGEILAFVRAQMAEPRGGGGGP
- a CDS encoding nucleotidyltransferase domain-containing protein, whose product is MPVRSWRSSVLRWPSREEVEAALRAWLARHPIPGLVAAGYFGSYARGEEGVGSDLDLVLVVKASSLPPWQRPAQLPLEELPVPTEALVYTLKEWQALPQRSPRFARVLREETRWLLPPPQ